The nucleotide sequence tactgcagctctgaacatcacccttgttcttaaaaataggaaccagcactttgtctccactcctcaggcatcctctcactttccaagattttaaacaatgtggttagaaactccactgccatctcgccttgacatttccatgcctccactggaatgtcatctggaccaactgcctttccactcttcatcctcttcatagccaccctcacttcatccttactaatcttttttttttttttttttttgttatacaaatatttatttaaacaaatatgaacaatacagGTTAAACACAACAATGGCTCGAAGTGTGCATACATAAAAAAGAAATGCATTAAAATAAAGATCTTACATAACAGGGATACATAAAGACAGATTAGATCTAATGTAATGTTTtggtttttacagattttttttagtgcaatgttTAAAGGTATCCAAACAAGATTTAAAATAAGCcagaaaaacaacatttttttattattattaaaaaaaattgctgGCGTGTATATGAAAATTGTGGCTAAAATAACAAGATTGATCGGATATGTCTTACTAATCTTTTGTACTtcttgatttactctctccacatcatccagccttttctctctctcattttcttcattcatcattcattcatacttCCTTAATAATTGTCTGTTTTTTCTAAAATATTACACATTCTGTTTGTCATATTATTCTTGGAACTCTACAACAGCCAAAGATCGTCCCGTACATTAAAGCGTAAGGAAGAAAACGCAAGACCCCAAACTCTGGTTCAATTACAAGCTCGGGGTAGCCTACCAGTTCATgccaggcgttttttttttttttttttgtcacacaaACGATCTTTGTGTAACAGGAAGTTGGCAGCAGGTGCGCCGCAGAATAAGAAGCTAACAGACGCGTTCGTTGCTTCCTTGCAGGTCAGTCACGATAAAGAAAATTAAGCAGCGGCTAATGTAGGTGCAGTGGTGTATTTATGCGCGAAGAAATGTTCGGCATTTGATGCAAAATTACGTCTTCGCTGCGCATAAATGTGTTTAGGTGTGAGCGCTGCAGATGCTAATGCTAACAGTTAGCTAGGCTTTGTTAGCTAGCGGTTTGCTAAATTATACAAACAAGAAAACAATAATCAGGTTAATCATGTCTATGGGTGACTGTATCTTCATATTTGTACACAGCAGGGTGTGGAAGATTAAATTAACATGTGACGCGTGTGACGTTTGCGTTTTCTGTCATGCAGGCTGCAAAAtagaatcttttttttcttgctaAAATATGCTGCGTTTTGAATATTTACTGGATTTATTAGCTCGTAAAGGGTACTGAAGATTTACAAAATATATAGTGTAAGAACCGCgcatttattatattttatttcttAAGGTCTGTTTATGGGGGTCCAGGTATCAAAATACATACAGCCGACACGAATGAAAAATAAAGATCTCCTATAATTAATATCAAACAACGTGATAATTTCAACATCCCTATCGGTTTCAGCATTACAGTTCAACATAGTCACCTGTGTAATATCCCATTTAGAGACGACAGTTTACTCCAGAAGAAAATGAGATCGAACTTGGAGTGTAGAACACCTCAGCTAAAACCACTTAAATTTATTCTTGAAAAATAAATGAGGACAATGTTCTAAAGCTGTCTAATCAACAATTCTGTACAATGGTGCCCTCCATTGGCGATGTAGTATCAGTGGAAAGATGCTGTCTGGACCAACACACTCAACAAGGCTGAAGTTCTGTCAGGATACATGTAAACAGATGGAACCTGGTCACATGTGACATCGTGGCCCAACACACCTGGCATTAAAATGTATGTGAATATGATTTGAACctgcttacatttacacatggagTTAATAGAAGCCTCCAGTGACCATATTGAAATCTCATTAAGATCACGTCACACTTCCTCTGGTTTGCACGGgtcaaaaaaattaatttagccTTTGTTTAACCGGGTGAGTCctgttgagatcgagacctcttttgcaaggaagacctCGACAATTAtgaagttttcagttcacctaacctgcatgtctttaaatgtgggaggaaacccatgcaaacacaagtAGAACGTGCAAACtcagaaaggccacgggtgggaatcgatcccatgaccttcttgctgtgaggcaacaatgctaaccactaagccaccatgctgcccaataaAATTGGTCGcagctttattgtttttttgctttttaaaagCAGATGAAGAAACACTGAATAACTGAAAGGTCAAGACAAAGCGGAGGAGCATGCCAGTTTATGTAGCTACATAAACTGTGGTCTACTGGAAGACTGTCAACCCAGCAGGTGGAGGAGAATGGACACTGCACTTTATATACTGTGCCCTGGAAACAATGGGACTCAACATCAGCTATCAGTCTACGAGTCTACTGCACCCTAAGCCCAACCCCtcatccaagaaaaaaaaaaaaaatctgtaaaattcTGGAGTCACAGGGAAATCGGCAAATCGGTTAACTAGTCTGTTTACTCCTTTGTTTAGCTCATAACACCAACAGACTGATATCATTTCTGTTGAAATCAAAACTCTGAGAAATCttctcagtgatttttttttcttttttttttttaatcatcatcaGATTGTTTACATCTTTCAGCTGAAATGAGTGCTGTTGTTCCAAATCATCGAAGGACCAAGCCTGGAGGTAAGCTGTTACTTAATCACATCTTGATGACTTCATGCACAATAATTTATGCACATTTAGAGAAGCTCTGAAATGTGTAGCTAATGTTTTCAGGCGGAGTATTAAACCCTGTGTCAAAATATTGTAGGTAgagtatttcttgtatttttttataAGTAAATGGTGAGTGCTGATAGTCTGTCAGATGGCCTTAAAAAGTCATTCTTTGTTATATTGAAAAACTCATACAGGCTAGTGTCCTTTGCAATTATTCCTAATGTGGGAAACTGGTGCACACACCTGTCTGGGGATCCTGCTGCACGTCGTGACCGGTTCCCATTTGGGCAGCTTGTCAAGGATGTCATTACTTTCCCCAGTCTGCAGTTTGTTCTGTATCCAGCAGCAACCAAATAATCACTGAACAAACAGTAGATAAACAGCAAATACTAGGGCTGCCAGGGGACAGAAAAATTTAATCTACTTAATTACAAGCTTtgcaattaattaatctaaattaatcacatatatagttttttttgggggggggggggtccccctCAAATTTCAAGGCACATAAGCAGAAAAATGCAAGAAGCTCAGAAACACAAAAGAAGTGAGTAAACATCTTCACTCATTAAGAATTATTATAGCAGTATGTTATTGTATAAAACATGAACTTTTCTGAATGTTTCTGTTTCCATGATTGGTGTGCTAAACAAAAATGGAGCCATGTAGCAAAGCAAGCGGCTGTAATTCTCAGTTAATTGCAGGCATAAAGCCTGGAGCGGCGTCCAGTGGTGTGACCGGGCCGACCTCGCAGATCCCCGGTCTGTCGCAGAGCGCCAACGAAAGCGCTCCTTTGGAGAGGGTCAGCGGACGGAGAGTTGGGATTTTTGCCACGGACTCTGACTACGTCAAACTTGCAAAGCAGGGGGGACACAAAGGTAAAAACTGGTTTACGTTTGAGGAAAGCCATCTGAAGCATGATGGCATCAGCTGACTGAGATGCTTTTGCTGTGATGTAACTCCTTAGGGCTGCTGAGCCATGATGTCGACGTTGAAGACAAACCAAAGAAACCATACAACCCCTATAACTGGTTCGGAGGCAATGAGTCAAACAAGTAAGTCGcacaaaaaaatctaatccaGGGTGAAGCCGATTTCTTGCCGGGTGATGGTGGTGATCAAAGGATGTGCAACTTTTAGATTCTGCAGTTTGGGTtagttataaaataaataaataaataaatgtagagTGATCTGAAGTTTGAAACCAAACAGCATCAATCTcaaaaatgtaatttcaaaataaattaTTACAGGAGTTTGTTAAAATTTGAAGTAAGGGGTGATTTTTGACTCTTGATGCTCCGTGACATAAATCTTAATGAATAAATATtttggtgatttaaaaaaaaaataatgtagatACTTGCAAGTTGTCTTGGAATTGAGATGTTGACCTTTAAGTTGCATCTCAAGCTGCAGTGATTAATTGAATATTAATCGACTGTTTTGATACTCGGTtaattgttttgtcttttttttttaaatatctgaaTTCTGTGATAtttagcttcttaaatgtgaatattctcTGGTTTATTTTAGTAGTTTCTTCTGTCTGGCATAAAACTGAATAGGCATCATTTTGGGCTCTGGGATACACTGACCTACATTTTTCACCATGTTCTGACATTTTATAGACCTAGCAACTAATTGATtaatgtattttctggagtataagttggacCTGTCAGAAAATACAtcttgaagaaagaaagaaagaaagaaagaaaaaaaaaaagtcacaccgGAACTTGCTTTTTTTAATACAGCGTTTCCCTGGTGGGCGAGTTTAACATCGAACAGCAACTCTCTGTAGCAcacgtgcacaccacagcatgtgctgtgaCATAACATGAAGATGTATGAATTCCAAAAACAAGCAAGAATGACAAATAACTTGCAATGAACACATTGGATGTTATTTTGActcagtttggacaaaagaaatatCGATGTAACAGATTGTGGCGACTGCCACTCGAGACAATGTACAGTAAAAACATGtctatttgattatttttttaatgtatataatttaagatttttgtgcattgttgtagtgtacttttattacttgtatttattcttttattatttacTTTTACTTTGTTTAATGGTTTGagtcctgggaaagccctatatatatatatatatatatatatatatatatatatatatatatatatatatataaagttataattaataataattaacgtGATTTTTCGGTGTATAGGTCTCACTGTAGTACAAGTCAGAGGAACTCCTAGACTAGTAAAAAAGAACAACTTACACTTTGGACAATACAGTAATTGAGAAAATATTGGGGTTATTGTTTCATAATCAATTGGTTGTTATGAAAACAGATGTTACTTTCATCTTTGAGGTCGGCATGAACTTGACAGAGTGAGTCTAAGAAATGGCGCCATCGTGAATGTCGATGTTTCTGTCGTGTCCTAATAGTCTGTAAACTTTCCAGCAGCAGCTCAGCGGACTCCTGACGGGTGACAAAACCTCAACACACCAACGTTCTGAGTGAAGGTGCCTGAGGTTGAGTCACCTTCTGAGAGTTAAATTTATAACTGGGatcattttatattattattattgtttactcCTTGGTAGAAATTATGGTATTTTTATTCAACTCCCAGCTTGCAACAATTTTTCCATAATTGGTTGCCCGTGCTAAAATAACTAGTTGATTGATCAATTCACAGATCGCCCACTATTTTAATGATAGGTAATTCATTTGCCAAGGAGGGGGGAAAATATTTTTTTATGGGGATTTGCGTCTCTTAGTTTTGGACTGTTTGAAGATAAATCATTTGAAGAGGTCATTTTATGCTTTGgaatagtggatttttttaaatgcatttttctGGATTTGTCTGAAATAAATGTGTGAAGTCATGGTGGAGTTGATAGTTGGCTGCAGCACTGTGTCACGGTGGTTTTGTGCTTTCAGCGGCAGTAAGGCGATGTCTCCTGACGGCGAGCTGAAGGGGGCGCTGCAGCCCCTGGCTGCACCGTTTGGCACTGATAACAATTCCTCCTGGGAAAGAGAGGCTGATAGATTTGTTCCTCTTAAAGATAAGGTGAACAGACCAAACCAGTCATGACCCATTAttccgccaccaccaccacctcacaTCACCTTCCCAGTTTTTTGACCCATTGTCGTGTTTGCGTTTTCAGTTGAACGTCTGGGGTTCTGGGGTTTGCGTTTGAGTGAATGTAGCTGTGAGGGGTTCAGGTGAGCGTTATAAATGTGACTAACGTGAAGAGGCTcagtccaacaggggtcactggtacacaaaaaaaaagatttttaatgTGCAAATAGGGCAGTGCaggctcgtttgaaccctgcgtaatattgcgggatttgaccacttccggtgACAGCCTGCTGTTGCGCAACataaacacagcataacttccCACGGAAAAACGGTGTAGTGTTTCgttttcggctgcagtcaccgaagcacTTGCGAAAagtccagggtttttttttttcccacttcccagtggagaagggaagacgaggcaaatgggacgttgtgtcggtaagtttcagtctacacagctaaccagagtagctacgttctctcgcctgcacaaccgcctggatgtgtttgagctccaggtcataaacaaaccacaacacgttaactttcccaccacatcatcactttctctttgtattttcactttgtttgtgtgtaatttgcccaaaaactcagaaagtgccgtgtttctgatggggagggctgtccccggatgtacAATTATTATaaaatatgcgtcatattttaaccctttagcgcccgtgctcaaacaagactgtgctgcccagttAACAAAAAATTCCTTTAGTAACCAGCACTGAGTCCAGGGTGgaaaagcactcaagcaccgcccTCACCTGCAGTGGGCGTGTGTTTGTGGTCCTGGtgacacagttttttttaaatgaggatTTCCTCGCTGAGCTGGGTTCTTACTGTTGTTCTCTCAGGTGCATTAGTGAATGAAGCACGTGCACAGCTGCCCACTCGGAGCATAGAGTCATACTGTCAGTGGGGATATTGTAGTGTTTTTGAGAGTTTGTGAACCTCATTCCTTCTGGCTGTAACGAGGGCTGCCtgggttcctttttttttttttttttttttttttttttttttttacgggccAAGCAGGTCAAGTCTGTCACCTTATTTTAATTGTCCTCATCATTCAAACTGTGGGCCGTTTGGGTTTAATCCAGTTTTATTGTTTTGGTCTAAGTTATGTGGCTACAgttgaaattgaactgaatttaatttatttctccacacatggatccaagcaatcaaaacatacaaagaaagaaaaagagaaaatagtccaacaaagaaaaagagaaaatagtccaacagtgcaCCCATGCAGCCAAAAGGgattaggcagaagcaaagcttgtagATGCCTACCCCATTAATCAACgaaataaaaattgtacatatgtatataaaaaaattatacatccaTCCAGTTAAATCCAGTCTGAAAAGGGGCGGGGGAGGAGCAAAAACCCATTTATTCTCACTCCCTATTTCAACTGCTCAATCACTGTAACTCATACGATCCCAATGTTACCGAACAAACTACATTCACAATACAGCAACTCATAGAACAcaaactcattttttttttcatcagtcaCATATCTAGGGCCACAAATGgacacacagaaacctttcctggtcgtccaaacgcctgcaattttaaaataatacaagccaACCTTTATTGTGGGTTCAGTTCAGATTTTAGATGTTATATTTCTGAATTCCTTAAATGTATTTACAAGTTAACTAACTCTAGTTGTAAATACTTTGATTGATTGGGGGAGGGGGTCAGTAAAGTATTGttaaattttttctttttaatgcaaGTTAACTTACAAAAATATTATCAACTTTTACCAAGGTTTTTGGATATATTCCGATTATTAGCTTAATTTTTAAGCGTTTaaaattaaccccttaatgcccatcgtcgcatatatgctacaatctctgactcaaatatgcaacttaccgaattgacctgtatgcccgttgtcgcaaatttgcaacataccatcattattattataacattataatataaagtcattaccagaatacccaatattactatctagtttttgtgcaaaagtgaaattaataatctcaacattatttaccatctacttaaatgcaaaaacacacacaaaaatttttttatatacagctatataaattcgggtgttaaggggttaagaattttttatatttaatgatattttttctaatgtaagaaaataaatatcttaattttaaagacttttttcttttacattcATATTTACAGGCTGCATATCAGATTGCGAAAGACATTTTTACCTTTAAGAAAACTTGTGATTAATACTTTCTTTTCCTTTCCCTCTCatgtttctgtattttttttccgtTGCATGACCAGTCTTCTGAAATTCTTTTCTTTCTTCATCTTTCCATTCTTGTCTGGATGTACAGTAGTTTTGCCTgactaattttaatttattttttaatagttGTTCCAAAAAGTCATGGATGCAGGTCATGCGTTTTAAAGTCGGGGAtgttaaataacttttttctttctttctttcttttttttttttcttttcggcTGACAGATGTCTCCTGATGGCGCTGCCAGTCAGATGGAGGGTCTGTCCCTAACCAACAAATACAAGAGAATGTGAGTAAATCCTGTCTTCCGtttgttttgttggtttgttttttcttagtttttttttttttgtttttttttgtttgtttgttttttagtattTTCAGCTGTACATCAGTTCTAACTTCCCTTCCATTTATTTGTTTCTCTccttttacacacacaaaaagatgAACGATTTAAACTTGATTTATCGTTTGATTTGAAACCCGGTGCTCCGATACGGCGCTGTAAACCGCTGGGTGTGACGTTGTTGACAGTTGTTAGATGTCTGAGTTTTCTTGCCGTATCGGTGAGTTTGTGATGACCGCCGTGTCTCGTCTCGCCTCTTCAGGTCTTACGATAAGAAAGCGCCTCCTGTCAGCATGTCCAAACTGCTGAGTCATGGCTACATGGAGGACAAGAAGAAGTCCCCCAATGACGACGACGACGCCTCAAGTACGACCCGGGGGAGGGGAGGGACCGTTTATAACGGCGATAAATGGTCTGTCAGTCGTCTCTGCGGCTGCACTGACCAATGAATGACCTGCGTGAAGAGAATGTACACTGACACACAAATGTTCAGGAAGCCGTTGCGTTTTGCTCAGTTTTATCTGCCACCAGCATGATATGAATTTGTGACTTGGGTGTTTTGTGCGTTGGAATCCCaggatgtttatttatttatttatttgtctcttgTTTTACAGGTGTGACCTCAGAACAGACCAGCACCATAGCAAACGAGGATGTGGACGATCTGGAGTAGAGCGGGCGGATTCCGGTGCACAGGGAAGCAGGGGTCGTCTACATACTGGACCCCCGCCCCCCTTTATTGTGGATTCAGTCGCATTTGTTGTATATCCACTGACTGTTAAGTTTTGTACTCATGTTTATGCAGATTTAATCTCTTCTATTTATTTGCGTTCATTTTTCTAAAACGGTTCACACAGGTTTTATTGAGTAGACGTGTCGGTGCTCgtgtttttatttctgtgttatgGTTCTGGATTTGGATGGTACGTTGTATAAAAGGGAGGAAATTAAGATTCTGGAGCCGCAGTGACAGAGTGgggaaaaatatttattttttttgtttgtttgtttttttttttttacttttttaactttttatgGTCTTTAAGTAGACTAAGAGAGCTTTGTACCTTCTGTTAATTggagatatatgtgtgtgtgtgtgttttgtttgtttgttatccaGGCAGTATTGCATTATAGTTGGTAAAAGTTGTtgtccccccctttttttttttattgaattgagcaaaagcaaaaacaaacatggaatCAGGAAATGTAGGGGTGTTTTCAAGCTTAACTGTCTTGATTATATGATTTTAGAAAGTTGTAGCTGGTAACTTGATTCTGTATGTGTTGTGCTAAACCATCAAAATTGATACAAACATTTGAAACTGACAAAAAAAAGAGAGATGACTTGCAAACTGCAGAATGCATGTTTTCTGATTGGGCatcatatataataataattaggtTTTTTTGTGCATCTAATCCACTGAACTGTAGGTACATGAACTCAGATGACTGAAGCTgacggatttttattttattttcgtgTTCAGTGTTAGTTTTCCTCCCTGGTTGTATGATGGTTGGTTTTGTAGTTTTTAACGTGTTTGTGCTGAAGAATTGTGattccagggctgtgaaatggttTGAATGAGATAATATTCGCACTGAGGAGATGTTacggtttgtgtgtgttttcggCTGCAGACATGAATTTGCTGAGGTGGCGATTGCATTCCTAAGGATGGCCAACGACATTTTTAAAGGGGCCAAAAATGACTTCTCAGTGGCTGTTGTGCAAACGGTTGTTCCTCATTCCCATGCCGTTTGATTTTGTATATAAGTGGCACATAACTGTGTACTCAAAgggagatttttatttatttttatttttgagttCCACAACAGCACCTTTACGTATAACAGTCAGAATAGCTTTGGCTCAAAACTCAACTCAAACTCGACATCAGTCGAAGTTTCTTTAATTCACCAACTGTTAGCTTTCTCGCTAGCGTGTTTAGCTTACCAGCAAGCATGAGCTCCTCTCGCATTGCAGTAAGTTGTTATGCGATGTTGCACATTCCCAGAGTTCATTGTGTGCACACTCTAGATCTTGCAGTAACCCATATCAACCATAGGGGCAGCAGTCCAgcaacaacaaaatgaaaatggctgaAAGTGTTGACGAGTTTATCCAGATTGATGACATCATGTTGCTTCACAGGCACAGTGGAAGTGGAGTCAGATCAGCTGTCAGCCAGAGATTTTCCAGCACTAATCTGCCCCCTGGTGAATGAGCATTTTAATGTTTCAGCTTCACACGAGGTAGGCAGGCGAATACAAGAACGGTAgccttgatgatttttttttctcctgttgtTCTTGTTAGCCCGTCTTTGCTTGCTGCAGCAAACATTTGCAGGTTTAGATGCTTCAGTGTCTCTGTGCACAAGGTAGTCACTAACATAGACGCACAGGTCAGTTCACGGACCGCTACACATCTGTCCTCAGCTGTCAGTGACGCACCTGCTTGACCTCAGACGCTGAAAGAACTTTGCTGACCAAACTTCAACTATATATTTTCACCAATCACAAACCTAGAAAATTCGTAGGAAAAATGCCAAAATAGCCACAATgagtaagaaaaaaaacttaaTGTAAaagccacagaaatttattttccttttttttccttaATTTGTTTGATGTGTAATTGTCAtcattttgttttgatttcagTAATTGATTATTCCAGAATTGTTGTTTACACTACAAAGTGCCATCATAAATCAACAGCGTGCCAAAAGGTTGATACAGAATTATTGTTTtggggttggttggtttgtttgttccCCAACAGATcaacagctggttttgttttattcttcATGTTGGAACCTTTTACTGTTATTTTAGCCACAAACTCAACCTTCTggaatgtcaattttatttatttatttttttaaatctcgGAAATGTTCCCAACAAAGGCATACGACTTAAAGTTGAATTCTTGGGTAAGAGTAAAGAAGTTGAGCTGCTTGAGAGTTTTGAACGGACCAAGCTGCCGCTCACGTGGTGTCTTTGACTCTTTAGTCATCGGTAAGAAGCCTTGGGCCGCGCTGAAACCGTGTTCTAGAGTCTGATGTATAATTGAGTTATAATCTACTGCTTTAAAACGAAACAAAAAACTGCAGAGGGAAACAGCGGCGTATTTTAATTGAAGGGAATTGAGAATGTATCCGCTTTCTGTGGTTTGCTTTGAAGGATTTTATTGAACGAACTGGTGCAGTATTTACAGTTAAAGCAGTATCATCAAGTTTTCATCTTGTGATTTTTGTGGCGTTTTTAATTTTAGATTAGGACCCTGAAACACTTTGTGAAGTCCAGCCTCAAGCACTAACTTAAATTTGCTGCTCTTGCTTTTTTCTGCAAGTATTAATTGTTTTGGTTATTTATTGTATTCATGCATTTTGACCAGAGGTTGCTAAGGAAGCATCTCTTGAGCAGATCAACCCCTCAAGTATTTGTCGCGTGGAGAAACCCACCTGACGCAGTTCTGTGTGAGACTTGCTTATCTCGATGTCAACAGACACCTTTATTTAATAAATGGACATGTGCATGTATTCGTGTGCTGTTTCCCTTCAATTTGCCGTCGAGTGTATTACAAGAACTTTGAAGTATGTTGTGGGATGACAAGCAATAATTCCAGGAAAAACACGAAAACTTCAGTGAATATCTTCTGCGAAGCAAACTGGAAAAGAAAACCAGACTACAGTACCATCACAGGAAGCAGATTAAAGTTAACGGATGTCCTCTGGTTTACACCGAGACATAAAAGACTTGGCTTAAGAAAGGAGCACTGCAATCTTAAAGAAAACTTGTGGGATCAGTTTAAGAAAATGAGTAACGATGATGATGTAGAACTCCAGCAGTAAAGGGAGAACATGTCATTTATCTTCTGGAATGCAACAGATCTCAGAGGAAAGACGTGTTGGTCACCAGACTCTAATGTTGGAGATGAAAGTATCGATGACCAGTTGAAAGCTGAAAAACCTGCAGACCATTTCCTATTTTTTcagaacaaccccccccccctgtAGCGCCAAAGCTCCAGCCTGACATACCTGCTTGGAGATTACTTGCTGATGGCAAAGGACAAACATCCAAGTCAGCAAGGATCGAAGACCAGACAGAAGTTCAAATACTGCTCTAGAGACTGTTCAGAGTTTCAAATTCCAGCAGAGAACAGATCAAGATCTCCTACGTGACTGCAGAAGACTGTCTTATCTACAGCAAGGAGTCCAAGTTTAATCCTACAAATTATTACCCAATCTCATTAACCTGCATATGTTGCAAACTAATAAAACAAAGAGTCAAATTAGGAAGTATTTTTAATACACCTTCAGATCCTTTCAGATACACAACTGACATTCAAAAGGTCATTTGGATGCAGCTTATCACCTTGCGTGACTTTGCTTCAAATCATAAACTGCTGATATTTCTGTTCCCTAAAGTGCACTGAATTATTCAGTTTACAAACTCTTTGCAACAAGCCTTCATGAATAGAAAAAATACCTCCACAGGAGCTGGTTTGGAGTGGTGTCCCACAAGGCACAATACATGGCCCGCTTCTTTTCTTCAACTGTATTGAGCAAGCTGTCATATCAGTAACAAACAcgattgcagacaactgcatttCATACAAAAGGACAAGAAGACGAGAGAGTTCATTCTGATGTTGATAGTCTTGTGAACCACCAACACAGTGGGTTATAAGATTTAATGTCTTCAAACGAAAATTCCAAGAACACACCAACCAGGTGCAGCAAACTGCAAAAATGATTGACAGGACCTTCAGGGAGTCCAGTAGAGTAGGACAAGTATTTAGTTTGCTGCAACCAAAAACTACCAAGGTgtttcgtttttgtttttttatagtgAATTCCACCCAGTATTGGAAAATAGTTACAGTAAAAGCTGTGCACAAAAAATTGTTAAAGTCTAAAGACTTGTTTCTCTTCTCAA is from Thalassophryne amazonica chromosome 1, fThaAma1.1, whole genome shotgun sequence and encodes:
- the c1h7orf57 gene encoding uncharacterized protein C7orf57 homolog isoform X1, whose amino-acid sequence is MSAVVPNHRRTKPGGIKPGAASSGVTGPTSQIPGLSQSANESAPLERVSGRRVGIFATDSDYVKLAKQGGHKGLLSHDVDVEDKPKKPYNPYNWFGGNESNNGSKAMSPDGELKGALQPLAAPFGTDNNSSWEREADRFVPLKDKMSPDGAASQMEGLSLTNKYKRMSYDKKAPPVSMSKLLSHGYMEDKKKSPNDDDDASSTTRGRGGTVYNGDKWCDLRTDQHHSKRGCGRSGVERADSGAQGSRGRLHTGPPPPFIVDSVAFVVYPLTVKFCTHVYADLISSIYLRSFF
- the c1h7orf57 gene encoding uncharacterized protein C7orf57 homolog isoform X2, producing MSAVVPNHRRTKPGGIKPGAASSGVTGPTSQIPGLSQSANESAPLERVSGRRVGIFATDSDYVKLAKQGGHKGLLSHDVDVEDKPKKPYNPYNWFGGNESNNGSKAMSPDGELKGALQPLAAPFGTDNNSSWEREADRFVPLKDKMSPDGAASQMEGLSLTNKYKRMSYDKKAPPVSMSKLLSHGYMEDKKKSPNDDDDASSVTSEQTSTIANEDVDDLE